In Bradyrhizobium sp. 170, the DNA window CTCAGAAATGTAGCAAACCGATTGATTTTGTTTGCATATCGCCCTTCGCGCAGAGAGCGTTATCACGTTGCAAACACTTTCAAAGCCCAAGGCGACCATTTTCGAGGCTTAAGGGAACCATTTTCACGGCCCAGGTTCCATCCGCTGCATAGTCCGGCAAACGGAGATCAGTGCGTAAGCAGGAGGGACAGGAAAATGAATACGGCCGCTATTGTGATCACAACCTGCGTCGGGCTTTACCTCGCACTCCGCGTGACGTTGCGGTGCTACTTTCCACCAGATACCTGACGGCCCCTCCTCACGAGGCTTGGGTCTAATCATGAGCGGGAAGGATGCGAAACGCGAACGGGTCCTCGCCCGCACGGGCTTGGACAGGCCCGCCACTAGAGCGGGATGGGTCTAGTTTGAATCGATTGAGGATTCCCAAATCGGAAGGCTTCTGATTCAACATGCTGGCTGGGAAGGAGGCCAGCATGGATGGGAAAACCCTATTCGAACGACCTTCGTGAGCGGGTGGTGAAGGCTGTCATCAAAGGCGGCCTGTCGAGGCATCAGGCGGCCGCCCAATTTGGGGTGGGCATCAGCACGGCGATCAACTGGGTACAGCGCTTCCACGAGACCGGCAGCGTCAAGCCGGACCAGATCGGCGGCTATAGGCCAAAGAAGATTGCGGGGCCGCACCGCGAATGGCTGATGCAACGGTGCCGGAAGGATTTTACCGTGCGCGGGCTGGTGGCCGAACTCGCTGTGCGTGGGCTCAAGGTCGATTACCGCACGATGTGGGAGTTCCTCCACGCTGAGAAGCTCAGTTACAAAAAAAGACGCTGATTGCCGCCGAGCAGGATCGTCCCGATGTTGCCCGTCGGCGGATGCAGTGGACCAAGTATCAGAATCGGATCGATCCCACTCGGCTGGTGTTCATCGACGAGACCTGGACCAAAACCAATATGGCGCCGCTACGGGGCTGGGCGCCGCGTGGTCAACGTCTCAAAGCCAAGGTGCCGCACGGCCGCTGGCACACCATGACCTTCATGGCCGCTTTGCGCCACGATCGCATCACCGCTCCCTGGTTCATCGAGGGGCCAATCAACGGCGAAGCCTTCCTTCTCTACATCGAGAAGGTTTTGGTTCCGACCCTGCGGCCCGGCGACATCGTGGTCATGGACAATCTTGGCTCGCACAAGGCCCGCGCCGTGCGTCGCGCCATCCGTGCCGCCGGCGCAAGACTCTTCTACCTGCCGAAATACTCGCCAGATCTCAACCCAATCGAGCAGTTCTTTGCCAAGTTCAAACACTGGCTGCGCAAAGCCGCGCAGCGAACCACCGAGGCCGTCTACGATGCTATCGCTCCAATCCTCGACACCGTATCACCGGCCGAATGCGCCAATTACTTCGCCAACGCCGGTTATGACCAAACCTAGACTCATCACGCTCTAGAACACGCGACCCACGTAGACCGGGAAGGTTGCGCATTTATTCAAAATCTATATTTAATACACCGAGCAAATTTAAATCTGCAGGGATTGCAGTAAACGAAAAATACAGGCGCCGCGCGATTTTCTCGCCGGGTGTGCGAAGGAACGAGACAACCTATAATCGATAGAATTATTTTAATTTAAGGTATGATAGTAAAGTTCAGTTACTTTACTAAATTTTAATGGGTGATAGTTTTCGGGAAACTCTGGCAATTCAGGCCAGCGAATAAAGTCATTTTGAGTTCCAGTATTTGGCAGGAGTAGTCGATGATAAATCTTCGCAAAACCGTAGTCGCAATTTCAATCACGGCGGCTGCAGCCACATTCAGCGTCGCTGCTCGCGCCGACATTGTTTCGAGCACGTCTTCGAGCTGGCAGACCAGCAGCACATCGTGGAACGTCGACAACAACAATGACGCTGTAACCAGCTTCACTGCCCATGTAGGCAGCGAACTTATCAACATTGCTACGGTCGGTGCCGTAGATACCGGCAGCGGAAACGCAACGGCCTCGGCGGCTAAGAGGAATGTCTTCAGCTCAATAACGTTCGATCCCACGAACAACGTGTTCACGTCGTTTTCCTTCCAGGGGCAACTCGACATCCTCGGCACCATCTTTGTCGAAGTGAACGACAATTTCGGCAATACGTTCACGTTCGCGAACGTCCCGGCCAACTCCGTCTTCGGACCGTTCGGCGCGGCCGCCGTTGCGGGCACCGGCCAGTACATCGACAAGGTCAAGGTCTATACGGAGCTCCCTGAAAACTTCAAATCCATCAAGCTGGTCGATTTCGGCAATTACACGGTAGCCGGCGCGGTGCCGGAGCCGGCGACCTGGGCCATGATGATGCTCGGCTTCCTCGGCGTTGGCTTCCTGGCCTATCGACGGAAGAATCAAGGCAGCGTTCGCCTGGCCTAGGTCCAACATGACGTCCCGTTGTTTGCTCTGGAAAGGCCGCCACCGTAACGGCGGCCTTTCCACTCTCAACGAGCGGTGAAGCGTTGCGTGCATCGCCTGACGCACATGCCCTCCAGCCTTTGGGGCATCGTCCTGGGAGCATCGTATGGCTCGAGATCCCCGCGCGAAAGAACTGGCTGATCTGAAGCAGGCTCTCGCGAACTTCGAGCATCAGCTCGACGCATTCGAAGCCCGGGTCGGATACCAATCGAAGGCACCTCAAGTTCATGGCCTGACGTCAACCGATTCTCATCTGCCGTCGACCGATCCTCAAATTGCGTTTGCCAATGAGGTCGTCGCCGCCATGAAGAACCGCATGACCGAGGGGCGCGCCATGTTCGGCATGTGGCGAAGCGAACTCTCCTAGCCCCGCTAGAGGCGACTTTCCAACACGCCTGAAGCAGGACCTCTCGGCCCGCTTGCAGCCGCGGTCGACGATCGACCGAAATGGCGGCCGTAGCGCGCCGGAGCCGTTTCCTGCTTGCATCGCCCTTTTCCGCTCACACGACGCGAACTATTTTCTTTCCCGATGCGATTGAGTGATTGAATATCCTCCGCACGGGTCTGAACGCCTCTCACACGTTTGCGAGAAAAATGCGCGACTACACGCCAAAGGAGAAGGCGAAGATAACCGCCGGCGCGGTGGCGGCGCTCGTCATCGTGGCATGGCTTGCCGTCGTCGCATTGGCGCTGCTGTCCGGCGGATAATACAGGTGGCTGGTGATGTGCCGGGAACTTTGTTCTACTGCAAGAACACACTCAGGAACTTTGTTCTACTCCGGATGATATCAGGAACTTTGTTCTACCCCGGAGAACTACGGACCCGCAGGCATGTAAATCCATGACTGACAATTCTTCTCGCGTCGACGGCGCGCGTGTTCTCGCCGATCTTCACGCATTGCGTGCAATGGGCACGTACAAGACCGGTGTTCACAAGCCGACTTTCTCCGAGCCGCATCTGCGTTCCCTGCAGTGGCTGGTGCAGCGTCTTCCCGAGGCCGACCTCGCGGGCGAGATCGACGGCATCGGCAACGTCCTCGGCACCAGCACGAAGCCCGGACCGAAACTGCTGGCGGGGTCGCATCTGGAAAGCCAGAACCACGCGGGCTGGCTCGATGGACCGCTCGGCGTGGTCTATGCGCTCGAAGCCGCCCGCGTCATCAATCGCGATCCGAACATGAACGGCGCCGTCGAAGTTGCGTCCTGGTGCGACGAGGAAGGGCATTTCGGACACTTCCTCGGCAGCCGGTCCTATGTCGGCGGCGTCACCGAAGCCGGTATCGACGAGGCGCGCGACCGCAACAACGACAGGAGCATGCGCGATGCGCTGCGCGAGGCCGGCCTCGCCGGCCGCGCCCGCGCGCGGTGCGAGCACGGGCGGCATATCGGATATCTGGAAGCCCATATCGAACAGGGCGAGGCGCTCGAAAGCAGCGGTCTCAAGATTGGAGTCGTCACGTCCATCGTCGGGATCTGGCAATACCGCATCACGTTTGCGGGCGAACAAAACCACGCCGGCACCACGCGGATGGCCATTCGCAGGGACGCCGGCCTCGCACTCGCCAGATTTTGCGTCGATATCGACGATCGCTTCCCCACGGCCTGCGGTCCGCGCACGGTGTGGACCACCGGCCGCATCACCCTCGATCCCGGCGCGCCCAGCATCATCCCTGGATCGGCGGAAATGCTGTTCCAGATCCGCGACGACGACCCGAGTGTGATCGCGCGGCTGGAGGCCCTCCTCCACAGCATGGCCGCAGAAGTCGATAATCAGAGCCGCTGCAGCGTCGCCGTGGAGCGCATTCGCACCGGTGCGCCCGCGCTGATGGATGTCTCCTTTCAGCAGGCCATCGAACAAGCCAGCGCAGCCCTTGCCGGCGGCAAGTCGCTGCGCATGCCGAGCGGCGCCGGTCACGACGCCCAGATTCTCGCGACCGTCATGCCGGCAGGCATGCTGTTCGTGCCCTCGATCGGCGGCATCTCGCACCACTGGACCGAGAACACCGCAGACGCTGACATCGTCACGGGGGCCGAGGTCTTTGCCGAAGCGTGCCGGAAACTGCTGGCGCGATGAACCACCAGGCAGCGAGCCGCCCATATTCTGCGCATGAGTGCCGGAGGTATGTTCCTCGTCCCCTTGATCGGCGACCTCAGCCATGATTGGACCATGTTGGCACCTGCCGGCAGTTGGCCGAATGAGCCCCGGTTGACCGGTGCCGCCGCCGGTATGGTGCACGGCGGGAGCGCGTAAGGGACGACATGGCTGCTGGCACCAAGCCGACCTATTCGATCAGGGATATTCCACCGGGCGTATGGGTCCTCGGCTTCGTCTCGATGCTGATGGACATCTCGTCGGAGATGATCCACGCCCTGCTGCCGATCTACCTGGTTTCGGTGCTTGGCGCATCGATGGTGACGGTCGGAATCATCGAAGGCATCGCCGAGGCGACCGCCTCCATCACAAAAATATTCTCCGGCGCGCTCTCGGACTGGCTCGGCAAGCGCAAATGGCTCGCGGCCTTCGGCTACGGACTCGCGGCCTTCACCAAGCCGGTCTTTCCGCTGGCGCCAACCGTCGCCTGGCTGGTGGCGGCGCGTTTCGTCGATCGGATCGGCAAGGGTATTCGCGGCGCCCCGCGTGACGCGCTGGTGGCAGACCTCTCGCCGGCCGAGCTGCGCGGCGCGAGTTTTGGCCTGCGCCAATCGCTCGACACGATCGGCGCCTTCACAGGCCCTCTGCTCGCCATTGCCCTGATGTGGTGGACGGCAGACAACTTCACGGCCGTATTCTGGGTTGCCGTGATTCCCGCCTTCCTGGCGCTGGCCCTGATCGTCTTCGCCGTGCGCGAGCCGGACCGGCCGCAGGCGCTGCGCGCGGTGCGCAATCCGATCAGCCTGGTTGAGATCAAAAACCTCGGGCCGGCCTATTGGTGGGTGGTGGCGGTGGCCAGCGTGTTCACGCTGGCGCGCTTCAGCGAGGCGTTCCTGGTTCTGCGCGCCCAGAATGTCGGGCTGCCGATCATGCTGGTACCTGCCGTGCTGGTGTTAATGAATGTCGTCTATGCCGTCGCGGCCTATCCCGCCGGCGCCATCTCGGATCGCGTCAGCCGCACGGCCGTGCTGGCGGGCGGCATTCTGTTGCTGGTTGCCGCTGACATCGCGCTGGCCCTGCTGCCGTCGATCGCCGGCGTTGCGCTGGGCGTCGTCCTCTGGGGCCTGCACATGGGACTGACGCAAGGGTTGCTGGCCGCCCTCGTGGCGGACACTGCGCCGGCCGAGTTGCGCGGCACGGCCTACGGATTCTTCAACCTGCTCGGCGGCCTGGCCATGCTCGCGGCCAGCATCATTGCAGGCAGCCTCTGGGACATCGCGGGGCCGCAGGGAACGTTCCTGGCCGGCGCCGGCTTCGCGCTGGCCGCGCTGGCGGGATTGCTGATGGTGCGGGGCAAGATCGGCGGCAAGGCCGGCGCATAGCCCGCAAGGCCCGGATTTTCAAATAGCTGTTGGCGACAACGAGTCGCGTTCGGCTTTTCTTGCAAACAACTGAATTTGCGGCAATTTGAGTATCTGACGAGGTGAAGTTCCCGACATGTTACTGCTGCAGGCCCTCCCCACATCGATCGGCGTTGCCGCCATTGCGCCGGCGTTGCTGGTGCTCTGGCTCGTCATTGCCGCCGACGAGCGCCCCGGCCCGCCTACGCGGGTATGGCTCGCCTTCATACTCGGGGCCGCCAGCATCTCTCTATTGGGAATTGCGCGCGCCCCGTTTGCGGCAATCCTCGCGGTGCCGGGAAACCCCTGGATGACGCAGGGCCTGCGTTCGATCTTCGGCGTCGCCGCGCCCGAAGAGATCGTGAAGGTCCTCGTGATCATCGCCGTGTCGGTGCGGCGGCGTACGTTTGCGGACCCGATGGATACCGTGGTCTATGGCGCGGCCGCCGGCCTCGGCTTCGCGGCTTATGAAAACCTCGCTTATCTCGTGCAGCACTCCGACATGTGGCGTTCGCTGGCTGCGTTGCGCAGCGTACTGACGGTGCCGTTTCACGGCGCGCTCGGCATTATCGCAGGCGCCTATATCGCGATTGCGCGCGCAGGAACGGCGCTGGGCGCGCACCGGCATCATCGCGACTGGGCGCGGATTTCAAGTTGGTGTCTGGTGCTGTTCGCGCCGGTAGCATTGCATGCCGCATTCGATTTTCCGCTGCTGACATTGCAGAAACATCCCGACCTCGGCCCCACCACGCGAATGCTGCTCGGGGCGACCAGCCTGCTGATCGGATTTAGTTCAATCGGATTTGCCATCCGGCTGGTGCGGCGCGTCGGACGCCACCATGCGCCGCGTACCGAGATCGGCCGTGAGCGGCTGAGCCAGTTGCGGCGGATGTGGGCCCTGCTGCTCGTGGGCAGCGGGGCCGGCTTCGCCGGGGCTGCTTTCGTGCTGACCTCGCTCCATCACTGGTTCATCAATCCTGACCGCAACGCGTCGCTGCTTCTCGTTCCGCTTGGCATGACCTCCATTCTGATCGGCCTGGCGTTGTTGCTGGCGACGTCGGCGGTCTATGTGTTCGGCCGCAACCGCATCAGGACGTCCTCGGAGGGATTTTCGTCCGCCCCCGAACCGGGCTGAACATCATCCCTGCGTCGTTGATCTCGCTCAAAAAGGCCTGCGAACAAATTTACCCGCAGGCGGCGCACGAGCTATATTGGAAACTCAATCGGCGCGGCAGGCATCGGGAGTTTCCAATGACCCTTCCCAAGGATATCCCGCCAGACATCGGCAAACTGCAGTCCGAAATGAACGCCAGGGTGAAGGCGCATTGGAAAGCGTTCCTGTTCGAGGGCATCGTGCTCGCCCTGCTCGGCCTAGCTGCGATGATCGTGCCGCCGCTGGCCAGTCTCGCCGTCACCATCTTCCTCGGCTGGATGTTCCTGATCAGCGGCATTGCCGGGCTGTTCGCTACGTACTGGGCGCGGCAGACGCCGGGCTTCTGGTGGTCGCTGTTTTCGGCGGCGCTGGCTGTTCTGGCCGGCGGTATCCTGCTCGCAAAACCCGTGCAGGGTGTCCTCACGCTCACCATCGTGATCGGCGCGTATTTTCTGGCCGAAGGCGTCGTCACCATCATGTACGCGCTGGAGCACCGCCGCGAATTGTCGGGGCGCTGGTCCTGGCTGCTGATCGCAGGCGTGATGGACCTGCTGATCGCGTTCATCATCGTCGCCGGCCTCCCGGGTTCGGCGGAATGGGCGATCGGTCTCCTGGTCGGGATCAACCTCGTGCTCGGCGGCGCATCGCTGGTCGGCATGGCGCTCGCCGCGCGCCAATCCTGAACATCGCCGATTATGGGATGACAAGGCCTGCCGGGTGCGCTATAGAGCCCGCCATGATCAAGATCGCCGCCAACAGCTTTTGGTATTTTAGCTACGACAGCTCGCTGGCGGTGGGAGGATCGCGCTCAATCTGACGAATTGAAGCCAAGATGTCCGAACAGCCGCCAAACCTGGCGGCTTTTTTATTGGCCGGCAGGTTCCCAACGAACAGGAGCCACAGCCGTGTTGAGCACCACCGACGATCTTCGAATTAGCGAACTGAAAGAGCTGAGTACGCCGCAGGAGGTGATGGGTGAGA includes these proteins:
- a CDS encoding IS630 family transposase (programmed frameshift); amino-acid sequence: MGKPYSNDLRERVVKAVIKGGLSRHQAAAQFGVGISTAINWVQRFHETGSVKPDQIGGYRPKKIAGPHREWLMQRCRKDFTVRGLVAELAVRGLKVDYRTMWEFLHAEKLSYKKTLIAAEQDRPDVARRRMQWTKYQNRIDPTRLVFIDETWTKTNMAPLRGWAPRGQRLKAKVPHGRWHTMTFMAALRHDRITAPWFIEGPINGEAFLLYIEKVLVPTLRPGDIVVMDNLGSHKARAVRRAIRAAGARLFYLPKYSPDLNPIEQFFAKFKHWLRKAAQRTTEAVYDAIAPILDTVSPAECANYFANAGYDQT
- a CDS encoding PEPxxWA-CTERM sorting domain-containing protein, with protein sequence MFTSFSFQGQLDILGTIFVEVNDNFGNTFTFANVPANSVFGPFGAAAVAGTGQYIDKVKVYTELPENFKSIKLVDFGNYTVAGAVPEPATWAMMMLGFLGVGFLAYRRKNQGSVRLA
- a CDS encoding Zn-dependent hydrolase translates to MTDNSSRVDGARVLADLHALRAMGTYKTGVHKPTFSEPHLRSLQWLVQRLPEADLAGEIDGIGNVLGTSTKPGPKLLAGSHLESQNHAGWLDGPLGVVYALEAARVINRDPNMNGAVEVASWCDEEGHFGHFLGSRSYVGGVTEAGIDEARDRNNDRSMRDALREAGLAGRARARCEHGRHIGYLEAHIEQGEALESSGLKIGVVTSIVGIWQYRITFAGEQNHAGTTRMAIRRDAGLALARFCVDIDDRFPTACGPRTVWTTGRITLDPGAPSIIPGSAEMLFQIRDDDPSVIARLEALLHSMAAEVDNQSRCSVAVERIRTGAPALMDVSFQQAIEQASAALAGGKSLRMPSGAGHDAQILATVMPAGMLFVPSIGGISHHWTENTADADIVTGAEVFAEACRKLLAR
- a CDS encoding MFS transporter, with protein sequence MAAGTKPTYSIRDIPPGVWVLGFVSMLMDISSEMIHALLPIYLVSVLGASMVTVGIIEGIAEATASITKIFSGALSDWLGKRKWLAAFGYGLAAFTKPVFPLAPTVAWLVAARFVDRIGKGIRGAPRDALVADLSPAELRGASFGLRQSLDTIGAFTGPLLAIALMWWTADNFTAVFWVAVIPAFLALALIVFAVREPDRPQALRAVRNPISLVEIKNLGPAYWWVVAVASVFTLARFSEAFLVLRAQNVGLPIMLVPAVLVLMNVVYAVAAYPAGAISDRVSRTAVLAGGILLLVAADIALALLPSIAGVALGVVLWGLHMGLTQGLLAALVADTAPAELRGTAYGFFNLLGGLAMLAASIIAGSLWDIAGPQGTFLAGAGFALAALAGLLMVRGKIGGKAGA
- a CDS encoding PrsW family glutamic-type intramembrane protease, translating into MLLLQALPTSIGVAAIAPALLVLWLVIAADERPGPPTRVWLAFILGAASISLLGIARAPFAAILAVPGNPWMTQGLRSIFGVAAPEEIVKVLVIIAVSVRRRTFADPMDTVVYGAAAGLGFAAYENLAYLVQHSDMWRSLAALRSVLTVPFHGALGIIAGAYIAIARAGTALGAHRHHRDWARISSWCLVLFAPVALHAAFDFPLLTLQKHPDLGPTTRMLLGATSLLIGFSSIGFAIRLVRRVGRHHAPRTEIGRERLSQLRRMWALLLVGSGAGFAGAAFVLTSLHHWFINPDRNASLLLVPLGMTSILIGLALLLATSAVYVFGRNRIRTSSEGFSSAPEPG
- a CDS encoding HdeD family acid-resistance protein translates to MTLPKDIPPDIGKLQSEMNARVKAHWKAFLFEGIVLALLGLAAMIVPPLASLAVTIFLGWMFLISGIAGLFATYWARQTPGFWWSLFSAALAVLAGGILLAKPVQGVLTLTIVIGAYFLAEGVVTIMYALEHRRELSGRWSWLLIAGVMDLLIAFIIVAGLPGSAEWAIGLLVGINLVLGGASLVGMALAARQS